A single Micromonospora sp. CCTCC AA 2012012 DNA region contains:
- a CDS encoding PadR family transcriptional regulator, producing MSLEHAILVSLLERPASGYELARRFDRSIGRFWTATHQQIYRVLKRMETDAWITAQEVGQDGLPDKKVWSAAPAGRAALISWLRAPVQPEAVRHELAVKIRGAAFDDEVGRAALVAEVERYRDDHRATLAGYLAGERRDFPDPDPRDARGSLQHVVLRGGIAYERMVLDWLDDVLATLRGLDPTPDRKATP from the coding sequence ATGTCGCTGGAGCACGCCATTCTGGTCTCGCTGCTGGAGCGGCCGGCGTCCGGCTACGAGCTGGCCCGGCGCTTCGACCGCTCGATCGGCCGCTTCTGGACCGCCACCCACCAGCAGATCTACCGGGTGCTCAAGCGGATGGAGACCGACGCCTGGATCACCGCGCAGGAGGTCGGCCAGGACGGCCTGCCGGACAAGAAGGTCTGGTCGGCCGCCCCCGCCGGCCGGGCCGCGCTGATCAGCTGGCTGCGTGCCCCGGTGCAGCCCGAGGCGGTCCGGCACGAGCTGGCCGTCAAGATCCGCGGTGCCGCGTTCGACGACGAGGTCGGCCGCGCCGCCCTGGTCGCCGAGGTGGAGCGCTACCGCGACGACCACCGGGCCACCCTCGCCGGCTACCTGGCCGGCGAGCGCCGGGACTTCCCGGACCCCGACCCGCGCGACGCCCGCGGGTCGCTCCAGCACGTCGTGCTGCGCGGCGGCATCGCGTACGAGCGGATGGTGCTCGACTGGCTCGACGACGTGCTCGCCACCCTCCGCGGCCTCGACCCCACCCCCGACCGGAAGGCAACGCCGTGA
- a CDS encoding DUF4383 domain-containing protein, translated as MVNRTRPGAPGGAASPVRRAAQAVGIVFLVIGVLGFIPGITSNYGTMQFAGHTSDAKLLGLFQVSVLHNIVHLLFGVAGVLMARTVSGARTFLVGGGAIYLVLWLYGLIVGHNSGANFIPVNGADNWLHLLLGIGMIALGLALTRRPADRR; from the coding sequence ATGGTGAACAGAACTCGTCCTGGCGCGCCGGGGGGCGCCGCGTCCCCCGTACGACGTGCCGCCCAGGCGGTCGGCATCGTCTTCCTGGTGATCGGCGTCCTCGGCTTCATCCCGGGCATCACCAGCAACTACGGCACCATGCAGTTCGCCGGGCACACCTCGGACGCGAAGCTGCTGGGCCTGTTCCAGGTGTCGGTCCTGCACAACATCGTGCACCTGCTCTTCGGCGTCGCCGGGGTGCTGATGGCCCGGACGGTGTCCGGCGCGCGGACGTTCCTGGTCGGCGGCGGGGCGATCTACCTGGTGCTCTGGCTCTACGGCCTGATCGTCGGCCACAACAGCGGGGCCAACTTCATCCCGGTCAACGGGGCGGACAACTGGCTGCACCTGCTGCTCGGCATCGGCATGATCGCGCTGGGCCTGGCGCTCACCCGCCGGCCGGCGGACCGCCGCTGA
- a CDS encoding NAD(P)/FAD-dependent oxidoreductase produces MSEKNGTVVIGAGPAGLTAAYELLRHGEPVRVFESDDVVGGISRTVVRDGWRFDIGGHRFFTKVSRVEAFWHEILPDEDFLLRPRMSRIYYQGALYDYPLNAGNALRNLGVVEALRCVGSYGRARLRPPKDQSHFEGWVSARFGWRLYSKFFKTYTEKVWGMPADQLQADWAAQRIKNLSLSKAVLGALLPRRNRKDVTSLIEEFQYPKFGPGMMWERCTEQVEKRGGSVRTGAWVTAVHRDPATRRATGVTVVDADGERTEPADHVISSMPISALVHAMRPAAPERVRAAADDLRYRDFLTVALVVPEEFSFPDNWIYVHDPAAKVGRIQNFGSWSPYLVKDGRTCLGLEYFVFEDDEMWRTPDADLIALGTAELERLGLVRPGCVEAGHVVRMPKAYPVYDERYQHNVDVIRDWLAREVPNVHPVGRNGMHRYNNQDHSMLTAMLTAENIAHAAGHDVWTVNVEQDYHEQKSTTGGRADGRHGTGRDAPIMPARPDGHRPVRELSEATPTAVRRP; encoded by the coding sequence ATGAGCGAGAAGAACGGCACCGTGGTCATCGGGGCGGGGCCGGCGGGCCTGACCGCTGCCTACGAACTGCTCCGGCACGGCGAGCCGGTCCGGGTGTTCGAGTCCGACGACGTGGTGGGCGGGATCAGCCGCACGGTGGTACGCGACGGCTGGCGGTTCGACATCGGCGGGCACCGGTTCTTCACCAAGGTGTCCCGGGTCGAGGCGTTCTGGCACGAGATCCTGCCCGACGAGGACTTCCTGCTGCGGCCCCGGATGAGCCGGATCTACTACCAGGGCGCGCTCTACGACTACCCGCTCAACGCCGGCAACGCGCTGCGCAACCTGGGCGTCGTGGAGGCGCTGCGCTGCGTCGGCTCGTACGGGCGGGCCCGGCTGCGCCCGCCGAAGGACCAGTCGCACTTCGAGGGCTGGGTGTCGGCCCGGTTCGGCTGGCGGCTGTACTCGAAGTTCTTCAAGACCTACACCGAGAAGGTCTGGGGGATGCCGGCCGACCAGTTGCAGGCCGACTGGGCCGCCCAGCGGATCAAGAACCTGTCGCTGTCGAAGGCGGTGCTCGGCGCCCTGCTCCCCCGCCGCAACCGCAAGGACGTGACCAGCCTGATCGAGGAGTTCCAGTACCCGAAGTTCGGTCCCGGGATGATGTGGGAGCGCTGCACCGAGCAGGTGGAGAAGCGCGGCGGGTCGGTGCGTACCGGCGCGTGGGTGACCGCCGTGCACCGGGACCCGGCGACGCGGCGGGCCACCGGCGTGACGGTGGTCGACGCGGACGGCGAGCGCACCGAGCCGGCCGACCACGTGATCTCCTCGATGCCGATCTCCGCCCTGGTCCACGCGATGCGCCCGGCCGCGCCGGAGCGGGTGCGGGCCGCCGCCGACGACCTGCGCTACCGGGACTTCCTCACCGTCGCGCTGGTCGTCCCCGAGGAGTTCTCCTTCCCCGACAACTGGATCTACGTGCACGACCCGGCGGCGAAGGTGGGGCGGATCCAGAACTTCGGCTCCTGGTCGCCGTACCTGGTCAAGGACGGGCGCACCTGCCTGGGGCTGGAGTACTTCGTCTTCGAGGACGACGAGATGTGGCGTACGCCGGACGCGGACCTGATCGCCCTCGGCACCGCGGAGCTGGAGCGGCTCGGCCTGGTCCGGCCCGGCTGCGTGGAGGCCGGCCACGTCGTGCGGATGCCCAAGGCCTACCCGGTGTACGACGAGCGCTACCAGCACAACGTGGACGTGATCCGGGACTGGCTGGCCCGTGAGGTACCGAACGTGCACCCGGTGGGGCGCAACGGCATGCACCGCTACAACAACCAGGACCACTCGATGCTCACCGCGATGCTGACCGCGGAGAACATCGCGCACGCCGCCGGGCACGACGTGTGGACGGTCAACGTCGAGCAGGACTACCACGAGCAGAAGTCGACCACCGGCGGACGGGCCGACGGGCGGCACGGCACCGGCCGGGACGCGCCGATCATGCCGGCCCGCCCCGACGGGCACCGCCCGGTACGCGAGCTGAGCGAGGCCACCCCGACGGCGGTCCGCCGGCCCTGA
- a CDS encoding putative leader peptide, whose protein sequence is MSAHHRTPPGDHVAHPTGFALVKRRHVDLMRVCSAGCRRTR, encoded by the coding sequence ATGTCTGCTCACCATCGCACCCCGCCCGGCGACCACGTCGCGCACCCGACCGGCTTCGCGCTGGTCAAGCGCCGGCACGTCGACCTGATGCGGGTGTGCAGCGCCGGCTGTCGCCGCACCCGCTGA
- a CDS encoding ABC transporter substrate-binding protein has protein sequence MRFLPALTRVAALGAAAVLAATGLTACGDDGATSEAANPYGLLRPGVLRAGTLTDAPPNVYLKDGKFTGFDNDLLVAVAAKAGLKVEFVGTDFSALLSQVNNHKFDVGSSSITITEARKKTVDFGNGYDFGYFGLDVPAGSPITGFDQLAGKRVVVVQGTVQDDYATGKGLDPVRVPDYNGALNQLKAGTADAWIAPAEIGEKSAADSAGKITVAAKQLSPAPTAYAVAKGNDKLRAALDKGLDEVIADGTWTRLQAQYYPGRPIPADFTPGSGTVTTPAPSASATS, from the coding sequence GTGCGATTCCTGCCTGCCCTGACCCGCGTCGCCGCGCTCGGCGCCGCCGCCGTACTCGCCGCGACCGGCCTCACCGCCTGCGGCGACGACGGCGCCACCAGCGAGGCCGCCAACCCGTACGGGCTGCTGCGGCCCGGCGTGCTGCGCGCCGGCACGCTCACCGACGCCCCGCCGAACGTGTACCTGAAGGACGGGAAGTTCACCGGCTTCGACAACGACCTGCTCGTCGCGGTCGCCGCCAAGGCGGGCCTGAAGGTCGAGTTCGTCGGCACCGACTTCTCCGCGCTGCTGTCCCAGGTCAACAACCACAAGTTCGACGTGGGCAGCTCCTCGATCACCATCACCGAGGCGCGGAAGAAGACCGTCGACTTCGGCAACGGCTACGACTTCGGCTACTTCGGCCTGGACGTGCCGGCCGGCTCGCCGATCACCGGCTTCGACCAGCTCGCCGGCAAGCGGGTGGTGGTCGTGCAGGGCACCGTGCAGGACGACTACGCCACCGGCAAGGGCCTCGACCCGGTGCGGGTGCCGGACTACAACGGCGCCCTGAACCAGCTCAAGGCCGGCACCGCCGACGCCTGGATCGCCCCCGCCGAGATCGGCGAGAAGTCCGCCGCGGACAGCGCCGGCAAGATCACCGTGGCGGCGAAGCAGCTCAGTCCCGCCCCGACCGCGTACGCGGTGGCCAAGGGGAACGACAAGCTGCGCGCGGCGCTCGACAAGGGCCTCGACGAGGTCATCGCCGACGGCACCTGGACGCGGCTGCAGGCGCAGTACTACCCCGGCCGGCCGATCCCGGCGGACTTCACGCCCGGCAGCGGCACGGTGACCACCCCGGCGCCGTCGGCGTCGGCCACCTCCTGA
- a CDS encoding amino acid ABC transporter permease has product MDPLSTLWETFFDGDSMRQALPEMLTVGLPNTLILAVSAALLGSVAGLLLAVAGISRTRWLRWPARVYTDVFRGLPAAATILLIGVGLAPLGMRIWGPDPYPLGVLALSLIAAAYLGEIFRAGIQSVEATQLEAARALGFSWGRAMLLVVVPQGVRRVLPAWVNQLIALIKDSSLVYFLGLVASQRELFRIGQDHAATTGNESALLLAGLFYLALTIPLTHLVNAIDRRLRQGRAVAPPDDDDLEPLPVTGRKDTR; this is encoded by the coding sequence ATGGATCCACTGAGCACCCTCTGGGAGACCTTCTTCGACGGGGACTCCATGCGGCAGGCACTGCCGGAGATGCTGACGGTCGGCCTACCCAACACGCTGATCCTGGCGGTCTCCGCCGCCCTGCTCGGCTCCGTGGCGGGCCTGCTGCTGGCGGTCGCCGGCATCTCCCGTACCCGATGGTTGCGGTGGCCGGCCCGGGTCTACACCGACGTCTTCCGCGGCCTGCCGGCGGCGGCGACGATCCTGCTCATCGGGGTCGGTCTGGCGCCGCTCGGCATGCGGATCTGGGGACCGGACCCCTACCCGCTGGGCGTCCTGGCGCTCTCGCTGATCGCCGCCGCCTACCTCGGCGAGATCTTCCGCGCCGGTATCCAGAGCGTGGAGGCCACCCAGTTGGAGGCCGCCCGCGCCCTCGGCTTCTCCTGGGGACGGGCGATGCTGCTGGTCGTCGTCCCGCAGGGCGTACGCCGGGTCCTGCCGGCCTGGGTGAACCAGCTGATCGCCCTGATCAAGGACTCCAGCCTGGTCTACTTCCTCGGCCTGGTGGCCAGCCAGCGGGAGCTGTTCCGGATCGGCCAGGATCACGCCGCCACCACCGGCAACGAGTCGGCGCTGCTGCTGGCCGGGCTCTTCTATCTCGCGCTGACCATCCCGCTGACCCACCTGGTGAACGCGATCGACCGGCGGCTGCGCCAGGGCCGGGCCGTGGCGCCGCCGGACGACGACGACCTCGAACCGCTGCCGGTCACCGGACGGAAGGACACCCGATGA
- a CDS encoding amino acid ABC transporter ATP-binding protein, giving the protein MSTVTAPVGLAVRDVHLAFGAHRVLRGVDLDVPRGGTTCVIGPSGSGKSTLLRTVNRLIEPDRGDVLLDGRSVLRDDPDALRQRIGMVFQQFNLFPHMTVLRNVTLALRRLRKLPEEEAVRVAREQLELVGLAGKADARPAQLSGGQQQRVAIARALALRPQVMLFDEPTSALDPELVKGVLGVLTELAAGGMTMVVVTHEMGFARQVADTVAFMDHGVVLEAGEPAAVFGSPEHPRLRRFLDQVL; this is encoded by the coding sequence ATGAGCACCGTCACCGCCCCGGTCGGCCTGGCCGTCCGCGACGTGCACCTGGCCTTCGGCGCCCACCGGGTGCTGCGCGGCGTCGACCTCGACGTGCCCCGGGGCGGTACGACCTGCGTGATCGGTCCGTCCGGCTCCGGCAAGTCCACCCTGCTGCGCACGGTGAACCGGCTGATCGAACCCGACCGCGGGGACGTGCTGCTGGACGGTCGCAGCGTGCTGCGCGACGACCCGGACGCGCTGCGGCAGCGGATCGGCATGGTCTTCCAGCAGTTCAACCTCTTCCCGCACATGACCGTGCTGCGCAACGTCACCCTCGCCCTGCGCCGGCTGAGGAAGCTCCCCGAGGAGGAGGCCGTCCGCGTCGCACGGGAGCAGCTGGAGCTGGTCGGGCTGGCCGGCAAGGCCGACGCCCGGCCGGCGCAGCTCTCCGGCGGCCAGCAGCAGCGGGTGGCGATCGCCCGGGCGCTGGCGCTGCGCCCACAGGTGATGCTCTTCGACGAGCCCACCTCGGCGCTCGACCCGGAGCTGGTCAAGGGGGTCCTCGGGGTGCTGACCGAGCTGGCCGCCGGAGGCATGACGATGGTGGTGGTGACGCACGAGATGGGCTTCGCCCGCCAGGTCGCCGACACGGTGGCCTTCATGGACCACGGGGTGGTGCTGGAGGCGGGCGAGCCGGCGGCGGTCTTCGGGTCGCCCGAGCACCCGCGGCTGCGCCGCTTCCTCGACCAGGTGCTCTGA
- a CDS encoding FUSC family protein, whose product MQGWVKAAVGRLRQAWVPVLEAALAATVAWLVAAKLIGHPDPFFAPSAALIVLGESRGRRLRQTVELILGVAAGVLTAELMIEALGPGVGTMLVVLLLTLGVTVAAGASSTLVMQTTVSALYLVVVAPKAEFMPFRFVDALIGGAVALAASQLVTARDPIAPLVAEARQTFADLADLIDCVNDALGHCDEKQARAALDRARQVDGCVERLQKAVQACGETLRLRVRRRRHLGQVEDVEATARQLDYAARNIRVLARNGVTLARLHTATPPQLDDALRALAEAVRAAGAALATDLTGRDDADRHVGRADEAALAAVRIGADLLATDPPLPVVMIVGQIRATAIDLLRGVGGDDVAVLDRVDAALGLPAV is encoded by the coding sequence GTGCAGGGGTGGGTGAAGGCCGCCGTCGGGCGGCTGCGACAGGCGTGGGTGCCGGTCCTCGAGGCGGCCCTGGCGGCGACGGTCGCCTGGCTGGTGGCGGCGAAGCTGATCGGCCACCCCGATCCGTTCTTCGCGCCCAGCGCCGCGCTGATCGTCCTCGGGGAGTCCCGTGGGCGGCGACTGCGGCAGACCGTCGAGCTGATCCTCGGGGTGGCCGCCGGGGTGCTCACCGCGGAACTGATGATCGAGGCGCTCGGCCCGGGCGTCGGGACCATGCTGGTCGTGCTGCTGCTGACCCTCGGCGTCACGGTCGCGGCCGGGGCGAGCAGCACGCTGGTCATGCAGACCACCGTCTCCGCGCTCTATCTGGTGGTGGTCGCGCCGAAGGCCGAGTTCATGCCGTTCCGGTTCGTCGACGCGCTGATCGGCGGCGCGGTGGCGCTGGCCGCCAGCCAGCTCGTCACGGCCCGCGACCCGATCGCCCCGCTGGTCGCCGAGGCCCGGCAGACCTTCGCGGACCTCGCCGACCTGATCGACTGCGTGAACGACGCGCTCGGCCACTGCGACGAGAAGCAGGCCCGCGCCGCGTTGGACCGGGCCCGGCAGGTCGACGGCTGCGTGGAGCGGCTCCAGAAGGCCGTGCAGGCGTGCGGGGAGACGCTGCGGCTGCGGGTCCGCCGCCGGCGGCACCTCGGGCAGGTCGAGGACGTCGAGGCGACCGCCCGGCAGCTCGACTACGCGGCCCGCAACATCCGCGTCCTGGCCCGCAACGGGGTGACCCTGGCCCGGCTGCACACCGCCACCCCGCCGCAGCTCGACGACGCGCTGCGCGCCCTCGCCGAGGCGGTCCGGGCCGCCGGCGCGGCGCTGGCCACCGACCTGACCGGCCGGGACGACGCCGACCGGCACGTCGGCCGCGCCGACGAGGCCGCCCTGGCGGCGGTACGCATCGGCGCCGACCTGCTCGCCACCGACCCGCCGCTGCCGGTCGTCATGATCGTGGGGCAGATCCGGGCGACCGCCATCGACCTGCTGCGCGGCGTGGGCGGCGACGACGTCGCGGTACTGGACCGGGTCGACGCGGCGCTCGGCCTACCGGCCGTCTGA
- a CDS encoding RibD family protein, which yields MTDRPYVLLSCAMSIDGYIDDASAERLLLSNDDDLDRVDAVRAGCDAILVGAGTVRRDDPRLLVRSARRRADRVARGLPPSPVKVTVTGTGDLDPTARFFTMGDGEKLVYSPSGAVEKTRERLGDAATVVDGGEPVTPATVLADLAARGVRRLMVEGGGAVHVQFLTAGLADELHLVVAPFFVGDGRAPRFVVDGRFPWHPARPARVLEVRRIADVVLTRYALSDRCDGDSPDEDGPG from the coding sequence GTGACCGACCGCCCGTACGTGCTGCTGAGCTGCGCGATGTCGATCGACGGCTACATCGACGACGCCTCGGCGGAGCGGCTGCTGCTCTCCAACGACGACGACCTGGACCGGGTCGACGCGGTCCGCGCCGGCTGCGACGCGATCCTGGTCGGCGCCGGCACCGTACGCCGGGACGACCCCCGCCTGCTGGTGCGCTCCGCGCGGCGCCGCGCCGACCGGGTGGCCCGGGGCCTGCCGCCGTCCCCGGTGAAGGTGACCGTCACCGGCACCGGCGACCTGGACCCGACCGCCCGGTTCTTCACCATGGGCGACGGGGAGAAGCTCGTCTACTCCCCGAGCGGGGCGGTGGAGAAGACCCGGGAACGCCTCGGTGACGCGGCCACCGTGGTCGACGGCGGTGAGCCGGTGACCCCGGCGACGGTCCTGGCCGACCTGGCCGCCCGGGGGGTCCGCCGGCTGATGGTGGAGGGCGGCGGCGCCGTCCACGTCCAGTTCCTCACCGCCGGCCTCGCCGACGAGCTGCACCTGGTGGTCGCGCCGTTCTTCGTCGGTGACGGCCGGGCGCCCCGGTTCGTGGTCGACGGCCGGTTCCCGTGGCATCCGGCCCGTCCGGCACGGGTGCTGGAGGTGCGCCGGATCGCCGACGTCGTGCTCACCCGGTACGCCCTCTCCGACCGCTGCGACGGGGACAGCCCCGACGAGGACGGGCCGGGGTAG
- a CDS encoding GTP cyclohydrolase II codes for MDDTLPEATVRTQVTVPLRFPDGYATSARVFSFEGLADGREHLALGLGDWAGTVERQAADAPLVRPHSECLTGDVFGSQRCDCGPQLREAVERITEAGGFLLYLRQEGRGIGLYAKIDAYALQDSGLDTYAANQALGRGADERDYTVAAQMLAALGVARVALLSNNPDKAAQLGRLGVTVADRVPTGVHLSPANAGYLATKATRGDHALDLPFVP; via the coding sequence ATGGACGACACGCTGCCGGAGGCGACGGTCCGGACCCAGGTCACGGTCCCGCTGCGGTTCCCCGACGGCTACGCCACCAGCGCCCGGGTGTTCTCGTTCGAGGGCCTCGCCGACGGCCGCGAACACCTCGCGTTGGGGCTCGGGGACTGGGCCGGGACGGTCGAGCGGCAGGCCGCCGACGCCCCGCTGGTCCGCCCGCACAGCGAGTGCCTCACCGGTGACGTGTTCGGCAGCCAGCGGTGCGACTGCGGGCCGCAGCTGCGGGAGGCGGTGGAGCGGATCACCGAGGCCGGCGGGTTCCTGCTCTATCTGCGGCAGGAGGGCCGCGGCATCGGCCTGTACGCCAAGATCGACGCGTACGCCCTGCAGGACTCGGGGCTGGACACCTACGCGGCGAACCAGGCGCTGGGCCGGGGCGCCGACGAGCGGGACTACACGGTGGCCGCGCAGATGCTGGCCGCCCTGGGCGTCGCGCGGGTGGCCCTGCTCAGCAACAACCCGGACAAGGCCGCCCAGTTGGGCCGGCTCGGGGTGACGGTGGCCGACCGGGTGCCCACCGGGGTGCACCTCTCCCCGGCCAACGCCGGCTACCTGGCGACCAAGGCCACCCGCGGCGACCACGCCCTCGACCTGCCCTTCGTTCCGTGA
- a CDS encoding lysylphosphatidylglycerol synthase transmembrane domain-containing protein has protein sequence MLRTLGGLGVLVALVWWVGAGPFLAGLRLIDGPALAAALGIGLVTTVCSAWRWALVADGLGVRLPLGTAVAHCYRAVFLNSTLPGGVLGDVHRAVRHGRDAGDVSRGIRAVVWERTAGQVVQLGIALVVLLALPSPVRPYLPAVVAVLVAVGVALVLLARVVPTSGASRWARGARTALADVRAGLLARRTWCGVVVASAVVVAGHLATFVVAARTAGADAPLHRLVPLTLLALLAMGLPANVGGFGPREGVAAWSFAAAGLTAAQGVAAAMVYGALVLVSSLPGAVVLLLGRRRSARSSATA, from the coding sequence GTGCTGCGCACCCTCGGCGGGCTCGGTGTGCTCGTCGCCCTCGTCTGGTGGGTCGGGGCCGGCCCGTTCCTGGCCGGGCTGCGGCTGATCGACGGGCCCGCGCTGGCCGCCGCGCTCGGCATCGGCCTGGTCACCACGGTCTGCAGTGCCTGGCGCTGGGCGCTGGTGGCCGACGGTCTCGGCGTGCGGCTGCCGCTGGGCACCGCGGTGGCGCACTGCTACCGGGCGGTGTTCCTCAACTCGACGCTCCCCGGTGGGGTGCTCGGCGACGTGCACCGCGCGGTGCGGCACGGCCGGGACGCCGGTGACGTCAGCCGGGGCATCCGCGCGGTGGTCTGGGAGCGTACCGCCGGTCAGGTCGTCCAGCTCGGCATCGCGCTGGTCGTCCTGCTCGCGCTGCCGTCCCCGGTCCGGCCGTACCTGCCGGCGGTGGTGGCGGTGCTGGTGGCCGTCGGGGTGGCGCTGGTCCTGCTGGCCCGGGTGGTGCCCACCTCGGGCGCGTCCCGGTGGGCGCGCGGGGCGCGTACCGCGCTGGCCGACGTGCGCGCCGGGCTGCTCGCCCGGCGCACCTGGTGCGGCGTGGTCGTCGCCTCGGCGGTGGTGGTGGCCGGGCACCTGGCCACCTTCGTGGTGGCGGCGCGCACCGCCGGCGCGGACGCGCCGCTGCACCGGCTGGTCCCGCTGACGCTGCTGGCCCTGCTGGCGATGGGACTGCCGGCCAACGTCGGTGGTTTCGGTCCGCGCGAGGGGGTGGCCGCGTGGTCGTTCGCCGCGGCGGGCCTCACCGCCGCGCAGGGCGTCGCCGCCGCCATGGTGTACGGCGCGCTGGTGCTCGTCTCCAGCCTGCCCGGCGCGGTGGTGCTGCTGTTGGGGCGCAGGCGTTCGGCGAGGTCGAGCGCCACGGCGTGA